The following proteins are co-located in the Primulina tabacum isolate GXHZ01 chromosome 11, ASM2559414v2, whole genome shotgun sequence genome:
- the LOC142518366 gene encoding uncharacterized protein LOC142518366 gives MVMRLEILFYFQWILLCNFALFAACVCSKKSANAATDLAEIINNNRTSPMAPKLSVSPGLGCIALQYANACKGNCSSNNTITCQPPEDYFTEIFAPNCGVELPTFGTISGHILGCQKTYLEPSEAYSRVLVLDPRTLSLSRNRTFTQVGVGILGGHKGKGPYIWCVLFSNSQRNTTFVLENLGKGIVQTSGCYSGTSLACSAGHRNSSVFFILSLFIFTFYCCKLIFS, from the exons ATGGTGATGAGGCTCGAGATACTTTTTTACTTCCAGTGGATTCTTCTCTGTAATTTTGCTCTGTTCGCAGCGTGCGTTTGCTCCAAGAAAAGTG CAAATGCAGCAACTGATCTTGCCGAGATAATTAACAACAATAGAACGTCCCCAATGGCTCCAAAACTTAGTGTCAGCCCTGGACTTGGATGCATCGCCCTACAGTATGCAAATGCTTGCAAGGGAAACTGTAGCTCTAACAACACTATAACTTGCCAGCCACCAGAGGACTATTTCACCGAAATATTCGCTCCCAATTGTGGCGTTGAACTTCCCACTTTCGGAACCATATCTGGCCACATATTGGGGTGTCAAAAGACGTATCTTGAGCCATCGGAAGCATATTCACGCGTACTAGTTCTAGATCCGAGAACCCTTTCGTTATCGAGGAACAGAACGTTTACCCAAGTTGGAGTAGGCATATTGGGAGGCCACAAGGGTAAAGGGCCATATATTTGGTGTGTTTTGTTTAGTAACAGCCAAAGAAACACCACATTTGTTCTTGAAAATCTTGGTAAAGGGATTGTGCAGACGAGTGGGTGTTATAGTGGAACCAGTTTGGCCTGCAGTGCAGGTCACCGAAATTCTTCTGTGTTTTTTATACTTTCGCTGTT